The following proteins are encoded in a genomic region of Syngnathoides biaculeatus isolate LvHL_M chromosome 15, ASM1980259v1, whole genome shotgun sequence:
- the LOC133513458 gene encoding protein tyrosine phosphatase type IVA 2-like — MGLLNSSVIFLYGLTVFFFLKEHWIDLFKYTVFSVFTTHPFIQIFYLPFILCSTKPLLFYINKNTLREKMNRLAPVEISYDCLRFLITHNPTNAQLGRFIEDLKTYGANTLVRVCAATYDKGPVEQEGIQVLDMPFDDGSAPPDQVVDDWLSLLQTKFRHDPGSCVAVHCVAGLGRAPVLVALALIECGMEYEDAVHFIRLKRRGAFNSKQLLFLENYKPKLCLRSKDANGQSCIIQ, encoded by the exons ATGGGCCTTCTTAATTCTTCAGTTATTTTTCTGTATGggctgacagtttttttttttttaaaggaacatTGGATTGatctttttaaatatactgttttttcagtttttacaaCTCACccattcattcaaatattttatctACCATTCATCCTGTGTAGCACAAAACCTTTGCTGTTCTATattaacaaaaacacattgcGTGAGAAAATGAATCGACTTGCTCCAGTGGAAATCTCTTACGACTGTTTAAGGTTCCTCATTACGCACAATCCCACTAATGCACAACTTGGAAGATTTATAGAG GATCTAAAGACGTATGGTGCTAACACCCTGGTAAGGGTGTGTGCTGCTACTTATGACAAGGGACCAGTGGAACAAGAAGGCATTCAAGTCCTG GATATGCCATTTGACGATGGCTCAGCCCCTCCAGATCAAGTGGTTGATGACTGGCTGAGTCTTTTGCAGACAAAGTTTCGACATGACCCTGGCAGCTGTGTGGCTGTACATTGTGTTGCTGGACTGGGAAG aGCTCCAGTGCTGGTAGCCCTTGCTCTAATTGAGTGTGGAATGGAGTATGAAGATGCTGTTCATTTCATAAGACT GAAGCGACGTGGAGCGTTCAACTCAAAGCAGCTGCTTTTCCTGGAAAACTACAAACCAAAACTGTGCTTACGCTCCAAAGATGCTAATGGACAGAGTTGTATAATACAGTAG